From a region of the Streptacidiphilus albus JL83 genome:
- the lanKC gene encoding class III lanthionine synthetase LanKC, which produces MQLPWETMLRYLPYHPRWFEDVSRRRPDSAHLVEYRATMPGSWRLRRYGYWFVADPPGAPEPGQGWKLHVSATSRTSAETLRRCLPVLRDAGVRFKFLIDPPMMRELNSKSFSRSASGKFVTVYPPDEQSFLAVAEALAEALQGFDGPYVLTDRRYPGSRVVSYRYGGFTRQPRLHPLGLTELLITSPDGTPVPDDRTPQWTVPAWAVDPVTRRAGTPEPVAAAAPAAEPPKPLLAGRYEVDSALLFSNRGGIYRAIDTVTGADVVLREARPGVEVGPLGIDAVTLLRHEHDLLAELADSGLFVRPLALFQEWEHSYLVEELVEGIHIGMVTTTQNPLYELDLTPERLEDYYRLLQRLWLQIADAIALCHERGIVLGDLSATNVMVTPDERVCVIDLESAFHEGVDQGAGLSTPGMVTRRAMAAKCGDRRTDYYALGGLMLATVAGCQQNDMVDHAVPLRLLAAVAEDLALPAELVSLITDLYDEDAPLPEPAALRRRIAELPFATAWRQPPPLAHRTSAEPGRSGELHGRIGEVLDGVVDYLHGTADLDREDRLFPADVLVFETNPLSLAHGAYGCLYALQGLGREVPDSYLSWALRHSTSHQAMPPGLYYGSAGAAWALSDLGRRDLAAQVLREAADHPLLHTEPGVLTGAAGHGMACLRLWRDTGLPEFLDHARAIGLRLAGSAEWDEDGAHWQDSTGRVPVGYGYGAAGVAMFLLALHRATGDEQPLALGTAALDFDLSCGLHSASGVLSFPSFIEGDAPLVRRHYWDEGTAGVLTTLLRYWDVTGEERLRKEVDRLLPDVRRKYTAFPQLFHGISGLGNAVLDAYEFLGDPELLGDAERAAEAVLCSAVRRPEGIVFPGEQTLRESCDLASGSAGIVLFLDRVRHAAPGLRTNRNFLLDDLLTGAAPAAAGGRS; this is translated from the coding sequence ATGCAGTTGCCGTGGGAGACCATGCTGCGTTATCTGCCCTACCACCCACGGTGGTTCGAGGACGTCAGTCGTCGCCGGCCGGACAGCGCCCATCTGGTCGAGTACCGCGCGACCATGCCGGGCAGTTGGCGCCTGCGGCGGTACGGCTACTGGTTCGTCGCGGACCCGCCCGGCGCCCCGGAGCCCGGCCAGGGCTGGAAGCTGCACGTCTCGGCCACCTCCCGGACCAGCGCCGAGACCCTGCGCCGGTGCCTGCCGGTGCTGCGGGACGCGGGTGTGCGGTTCAAGTTCCTGATCGACCCGCCCATGATGCGGGAGCTGAACAGCAAGTCCTTCTCCCGCTCGGCGAGCGGGAAGTTCGTCACCGTCTACCCGCCCGACGAGCAGTCGTTCCTCGCCGTCGCCGAGGCGCTGGCCGAGGCGCTCCAGGGGTTCGACGGACCGTACGTCCTCACCGACCGCCGCTACCCCGGCTCCCGGGTCGTCTCCTACCGCTACGGCGGCTTCACCCGGCAGCCCCGGCTGCATCCGCTCGGGCTGACCGAGCTGCTGATCACCTCCCCGGACGGCACGCCGGTGCCCGACGACCGCACTCCGCAGTGGACCGTGCCGGCCTGGGCCGTGGATCCGGTGACCCGCAGGGCCGGCACCCCGGAGCCGGTTGCCGCCGCAGCACCGGCGGCGGAGCCGCCGAAGCCGCTGCTGGCCGGACGGTACGAGGTGGACAGCGCACTGCTGTTCAGCAACCGCGGCGGGATCTACCGGGCCATCGACACCGTCACCGGCGCCGATGTGGTGCTGCGCGAGGCCCGCCCCGGGGTCGAGGTCGGACCGCTCGGCATCGACGCGGTCACCCTGCTGCGCCACGAGCACGACCTGCTGGCGGAGCTGGCCGACAGCGGGCTCTTCGTCCGGCCGCTCGCCCTCTTCCAGGAGTGGGAGCACTCCTACCTGGTCGAGGAGCTGGTGGAGGGCATCCACATCGGCATGGTGACCACCACTCAGAATCCGCTCTACGAGCTGGATCTGACGCCGGAGCGGCTGGAGGACTACTACCGGCTGCTGCAGCGGCTGTGGCTGCAGATCGCGGACGCCATCGCGCTCTGCCACGAACGCGGCATCGTCCTCGGCGACCTGTCCGCCACCAATGTCATGGTGACCCCGGACGAGCGGGTGTGCGTCATCGACCTGGAGTCGGCCTTCCACGAGGGCGTCGACCAGGGCGCCGGGCTCAGCACCCCGGGCATGGTCACCCGCCGCGCGATGGCCGCCAAGTGCGGCGACCGCCGGACCGACTACTACGCGCTGGGCGGCCTGATGCTGGCCACCGTCGCGGGCTGCCAGCAGAACGACATGGTCGACCACGCGGTGCCGCTCCGGCTGCTGGCCGCGGTGGCCGAGGACCTGGCCCTGCCGGCCGAACTGGTCTCGCTGATCACCGACCTCTACGACGAGGACGCCCCGCTGCCCGAACCGGCGGCCCTGCGCCGGCGGATCGCCGAGCTGCCCTTCGCCACCGCCTGGCGCCAGCCGCCGCCGCTGGCCCACCGGACCTCCGCCGAGCCCGGCCGCAGCGGCGAACTGCACGGCCGGATCGGCGAGGTGCTGGACGGCGTGGTCGACTACCTGCACGGGACCGCGGACCTCGACCGCGAGGACCGCCTCTTCCCGGCCGACGTCCTGGTCTTCGAGACCAACCCGCTCTCGCTGGCCCACGGCGCCTACGGCTGCCTGTACGCCCTGCAGGGCCTCGGGCGGGAGGTTCCCGACTCCTACCTCTCCTGGGCGCTGCGCCACTCCACCTCGCACCAGGCGATGCCCCCCGGTCTCTACTACGGCTCGGCGGGGGCCGCCTGGGCGCTGTCCGACCTGGGCCGGCGGGACCTGGCGGCGCAGGTGCTGCGCGAGGCCGCCGACCATCCGCTGCTGCACACCGAGCCCGGGGTGCTCACCGGCGCGGCCGGACACGGCATGGCCTGCCTGCGGCTGTGGCGGGACACCGGGCTGCCGGAGTTCCTGGACCACGCCCGCGCCATCGGCCTCCGGCTGGCCGGGAGCGCCGAGTGGGACGAGGACGGGGCGCACTGGCAGGACTCGACCGGCAGGGTCCCGGTCGGCTACGGCTACGGCGCCGCCGGCGTCGCCATGTTCCTGCTCGCCCTGCACCGGGCCACCGGTGACGAGCAGCCGCTCGCCCTCGGCACGGCCGCGCTGGACTTCGACCTCTCCTGCGGCCTGCACTCGGCCAGCGGGGTACTGTCCTTCCCCTCGTTCATCGAGGGCGACGCCCCCCTGGTCCGGCGCCACTACTGGGACGAGGGGACGGCCGGGGTGCTGACCACCCTGCTGCGCTACTGGGACGTCACCGGCGAGGAACGGCTGCGCAAGGAGGTGGACCGCCTGCTCCCCGACGTCCGCCGCAAGTACACCGCTTTCCCCCAGCTCTTCCACGGGATCAGCGGCCTCGGCAACGCCGTGCTGGACGCCTACGAGTTCCTGGGCGACCCGGAGCTGCTCGGCGACGCGGAGCGGGCGGCGGAGGCGGTGCTGTGCAGCGCGGTGCGCCGGCCCGAGGGCATCGTCTTCCCCGGCGAGCAGACCCTGCGCGAGAGCTGCGACCTGGCGTCCGGCTCGGCCGGGATCGTGCTCTTCCTGGACCGGGTCCGGCACGCCGCCCCGGGGCTGCGCACCAACCGGAACTTCCTGCTGGACGACCTGCTGACCGGTGCCGCGCCGGCTGCTGCGGGCGGCCGCTCGTGA
- a CDS encoding radical SAM protein, translated as MHLSELVGLRPVPCAGLLLTLTRRCPLSCAHCSTSSTREGEEPGAARLRRFVGSFTAEDRPELVMLTGGEPLLLPELAAELAATARTVGTRSALLSGMFFARDGRIPDRIMRAITAVDHFSASLDVHHEREVPRAGVFRAMHRVLDAGIPVSFHLTGTGEDDPYLAGLTAEIRREFADRAPMLVNRVRPLGRAASWAAASAVVSAARPGAGPDPGRALPCAMAAWPVVAFDGTVLACCNQQAVDGRPVPEHLRLGHLAEDDWAAVRRRSLASPVLRMIRTVGPSHLYARYAAGGCADPGSAAPGSAAPGYCSGCRRLSDHPEVVAGATRDASGALGELLDQLSAARQTAAGPVELVRRHGGGRHAALVALSGPPPSPGSGSGP; from the coding sequence ATGCACCTGTCCGAACTCGTGGGGCTGCGGCCGGTTCCGTGCGCCGGACTGCTGCTGACCCTCACCCGGCGCTGCCCGTTGAGCTGCGCGCACTGCTCCACCTCCTCCACCAGGGAGGGCGAGGAGCCCGGCGCGGCCCGACTGCGGCGCTTCGTCGGCTCGTTCACCGCCGAAGACCGACCCGAGCTGGTCATGCTCACCGGCGGCGAACCCCTGCTGCTGCCCGAGCTGGCCGCCGAACTCGCTGCCACGGCCCGCACCGTGGGCACCCGCAGCGCACTGCTCAGCGGCATGTTCTTCGCCCGGGACGGTCGCATCCCGGACCGGATCATGCGGGCGATCACCGCCGTCGACCACTTCTCGGCGAGCCTGGACGTCCACCACGAGCGCGAGGTGCCGCGGGCCGGGGTCTTCCGGGCGATGCACCGGGTGCTGGACGCCGGGATCCCGGTCAGCTTCCACCTCACCGGGACCGGGGAGGACGACCCGTACCTCGCCGGGCTGACCGCCGAGATCCGCCGGGAGTTCGCCGACCGGGCACCGATGCTGGTCAACCGGGTCCGCCCGCTCGGCCGGGCCGCCTCCTGGGCCGCCGCCTCGGCGGTCGTGTCCGCCGCCCGGCCGGGTGCCGGGCCGGACCCCGGGCGGGCGCTGCCCTGCGCGATGGCCGCGTGGCCGGTGGTGGCCTTCGACGGGACGGTCCTCGCCTGCTGCAACCAGCAGGCGGTGGACGGCCGGCCGGTCCCCGAGCACCTGCGGCTGGGCCACCTCGCCGAGGACGACTGGGCCGCCGTGCGCCGCCGTTCGCTGGCGTCCCCGGTGCTGCGGATGATCCGCACGGTCGGGCCGTCCCACCTGTACGCGCGGTACGCGGCGGGCGGCTGCGCCGACCCCGGCAGTGCGGCACCCGGCAGCGCGGCCCCCGGCTACTGCAGCGGCTGCCGCAGGCTCTCGGACCACCCCGAGGTGGTCGCCGGCGCCACCCGGGACGCCTCCGGAGCGCTCGGCGAGCTCCTCGACCAGCTCTCCGCCGCCCGGCAGACGGCCGCCGGCCCGGTGGAGCTGGTGCGCAGGCACGGCGGCGGCCGCCACGCCGCGTTGGTGGCCCTGTCCGGACCGCCCCCGAGCCCCGGTTCCGGGAGCGGGCCATGA
- a CDS encoding aroma-sacti cluster domain-containing protein: MTDDRTARIGRLYEAGFVVDAFSEEQVEVLLGLGPDELNILLDIKSRLDEAAPEVEAHSEIAGGALF, translated from the coding sequence ATGACCGACGACCGCACTGCCAGGATCGGCCGCCTCTACGAAGCCGGCTTCGTCGTCGACGCCTTCAGCGAGGAACAGGTGGAGGTGCTGCTCGGGCTCGGCCCGGACGAGCTCAACATCCTGCTGGACATCAAGAGCCGCCTCGACGAGGCGGCGCCCGAGGTGGAGGCACACAGTGAGATCGCCGGTGGCGCGCTCTTCTGA
- a CDS encoding adenylate/guanylate cyclase domain-containing protein has product MARSSEPPSSEPSCSGCRRTLPVDARFCPSCGAPCAPASPVGSVEARKVVTVLFCDLVGSTALSGVLDPETLRVVTLRYFEVMKAQIEAHGGTVEKFIGDAVMAVFGVPTVREDDARRALAAALGMLDALGRLNTELDAGPGVRLGVRIGVNTGQVVTGSDASARQALVSGETVNIAARLEQNAGADQILLGPDTLLAAGTTVSVEEVGPLRLKGKTEEVTAYRLLGLGGDEPEQLRRFDVPFVGRERELAALDAALERAVAGCGAQSLLVHGEAGQGKTRLVREWLRLWTGTGYEAGTGPRPGAGPAHGAGRCRQYGEQGSLSPLAEAVGGLLGRARPGADAEDALALLAEGLLADGTPSPTLDDTCAALLQVLASVAARRPVVLVLDDCHWAGPLLLDVVDRLVRDLGGAAVLVLRLARPELLELRPEGPGPVLPLPGLSGAEAELLAAGLTEVGAHRDGAATGLLERAGGNPLHLEQLLAALNEGGAGDEGGEAAPLPATVQALLGARIDALAPAERLTLDLAAVVGREFDAAELAELARSGEPSVVASMLGLSRRRLVEPAPSAGGGRAVYHFTSGLVQEVAYQCMSKRARVERHEGAAELASVRAAGEAAVGGHLERACRYRGELGLPGADTDRVRLRAAAALGRAGAQALARSDLAWADDLLARAVALYREDEPDAGPTVRRLGEVRLALGRAVEGRELLGRVAAASTDPVEAAHARLGLAVADPLADGGSVAATARAALPVFEAAGDRLGQARACLRLGQQLQLEGRHRAADRLLTRALGHAVGIDAEPERAAALGAIGVSLWRGPDPLPVATERCRALLAEHGVRRRTVRVTLNCPLAVMLALRSRWDESRACLAEAERLAGQLGFAEARVFLPLFGATVDALAGRWRQALRSLDAAGEAARSLGAGALLDTIALESARILADTGQWAAAGTALAAPAARTGRPPAEAADLDGLRGRIAAADGRTEDALRLAGRAVGAAAATDSLLVQAQASLDRAHVLLLLGRTEQAAAAARAAGASFAAKGHLAGVGWARAIVPGAAAWPAGGAAPGGERGGEPDGEESPA; this is encoded by the coding sequence GTGGCGCGCTCTTCTGAACCGCCCAGTTCCGAACCGTCCTGCTCCGGCTGCCGGAGGACGCTTCCGGTCGACGCCCGGTTCTGTCCCTCCTGCGGTGCGCCCTGCGCCCCGGCGTCCCCGGTCGGGTCGGTGGAGGCCCGCAAGGTGGTCACCGTCCTCTTCTGCGACCTGGTCGGCTCCACCGCCCTGTCCGGCGTCCTCGACCCGGAGACCCTCCGGGTGGTCACGCTCCGGTACTTCGAGGTGATGAAGGCTCAGATCGAGGCGCACGGCGGCACCGTGGAGAAGTTCATCGGCGACGCGGTGATGGCCGTGTTCGGAGTGCCCACCGTCCGCGAGGACGACGCCCGCCGCGCCCTGGCCGCCGCCCTCGGCATGCTCGACGCCCTCGGCCGGCTCAACACCGAGCTGGACGCCGGTCCGGGCGTCCGCCTGGGCGTGCGGATCGGCGTCAACACCGGCCAGGTGGTCACCGGTTCCGACGCCTCCGCGCGGCAGGCCCTGGTCTCCGGCGAGACGGTCAACATCGCCGCGCGGCTGGAGCAGAACGCCGGCGCCGACCAGATCCTGCTGGGACCGGACACCCTGCTCGCGGCCGGCACCACGGTCTCGGTCGAGGAGGTCGGCCCGCTCCGGCTCAAGGGCAAGACCGAGGAGGTCACCGCCTACCGGCTGCTCGGGCTCGGCGGCGACGAACCCGAGCAACTGCGGCGCTTCGACGTCCCGTTCGTCGGCCGGGAGCGGGAGCTGGCCGCCCTGGACGCGGCCCTGGAGCGGGCCGTGGCCGGGTGCGGCGCGCAGTCGCTGCTGGTCCACGGGGAGGCCGGGCAGGGCAAGACCCGACTGGTCCGGGAGTGGCTCCGCCTCTGGACCGGCACCGGGTACGAGGCCGGAACCGGGCCGCGGCCCGGCGCCGGCCCGGCCCACGGCGCCGGGCGCTGCCGCCAGTACGGCGAGCAGGGCTCGCTGAGCCCGCTCGCCGAGGCGGTCGGCGGCCTGCTCGGCCGGGCCCGGCCCGGTGCGGACGCCGAGGACGCCCTGGCACTGCTGGCCGAGGGCCTGCTCGCCGACGGCACCCCCAGCCCCACCCTGGACGACACCTGCGCCGCCCTGCTCCAGGTGCTGGCCTCGGTCGCGGCCCGGCGGCCGGTGGTGCTGGTGCTGGACGACTGCCACTGGGCCGGACCGCTGCTGCTCGACGTCGTGGACCGGCTGGTCCGGGACCTCGGCGGGGCCGCCGTCCTGGTGCTCCGGCTGGCCCGGCCGGAACTGCTGGAGCTCCGGCCGGAGGGCCCGGGTCCGGTGCTCCCGCTGCCCGGCCTGTCCGGGGCGGAGGCCGAGCTGCTCGCGGCCGGACTGACGGAGGTGGGGGCGCACCGGGACGGTGCGGCGACCGGCCTGCTGGAGCGGGCCGGGGGAAACCCGCTGCACCTGGAGCAGTTGCTGGCAGCGCTGAACGAGGGCGGTGCGGGGGACGAGGGCGGCGAGGCCGCGCCGCTGCCCGCCACGGTGCAGGCCCTGCTGGGCGCCAGGATCGACGCGCTGGCGCCGGCCGAACGGCTCACCCTCGATCTCGCCGCAGTGGTCGGCCGCGAGTTCGACGCCGCCGAGCTGGCCGAGCTCGCCCGGAGCGGCGAGCCGTCCGTGGTCGCCTCGATGCTCGGGCTCAGCCGTCGCCGTCTGGTCGAACCGGCCCCGTCGGCGGGCGGCGGCCGGGCCGTCTACCACTTCACCAGCGGGCTGGTGCAGGAGGTCGCCTACCAGTGCATGTCCAAGCGGGCGCGGGTCGAACGGCACGAAGGGGCAGCCGAGTTGGCCTCGGTCCGGGCCGCCGGGGAGGCGGCCGTCGGCGGCCACCTGGAGCGCGCCTGCCGCTACCGGGGCGAACTCGGCCTGCCCGGCGCGGACACCGACCGGGTCCGGCTCCGGGCGGCGGCCGCCCTCGGCCGGGCCGGCGCCCAGGCCCTGGCCCGGTCCGACCTCGCCTGGGCCGACGACCTGCTCGCCCGGGCGGTGGCGCTGTACCGCGAGGACGAGCCGGACGCCGGACCCACCGTCCGGCGGCTCGGCGAGGTCCGGCTGGCGCTGGGACGGGCCGTCGAGGGCCGGGAACTCCTCGGCCGGGTGGCTGCGGCGTCCACCGACCCGGTCGAGGCGGCCCACGCCCGGCTCGGCCTGGCCGTCGCCGATCCGCTGGCCGACGGCGGGTCCGTGGCCGCCACGGCCCGCGCGGCGCTGCCGGTCTTCGAGGCGGCCGGCGACCGACTCGGCCAGGCCCGGGCCTGCCTGAGGCTGGGTCAGCAACTCCAGTTGGAGGGCCGCCACCGAGCGGCCGACCGGCTGCTCACCCGGGCCCTGGGCCACGCGGTCGGCATCGACGCCGAACCGGAGCGCGCCGCCGCCCTGGGCGCGATCGGCGTCTCGCTGTGGCGCGGCCCCGACCCGCTGCCGGTCGCCACGGAACGCTGCCGGGCGCTGCTCGCCGAGCACGGGGTCCGTCGGCGCACCGTCCGGGTCACCCTCAACTGTCCGCTGGCGGTGATGCTCGCGCTGCGGTCCCGCTGGGACGAGTCGCGGGCCTGCCTGGCCGAGGCCGAGCGGCTGGCCGGGCAGCTGGGCTTCGCCGAGGCCCGGGTCTTCCTCCCGCTGTTCGGCGCCACGGTCGACGCCCTGGCCGGTCGGTGGCGCCAGGCCCTGCGCTCGCTGGACGCGGCCGGGGAGGCGGCCCGCTCGCTCGGTGCGGGCGCGCTGCTGGACACCATCGCCCTGGAGTCGGCGCGGATCCTGGCGGACACCGGGCAGTGGGCCGCCGCCGGAACGGCGCTGGCGGCCCCGGCCGCGCGCACCGGCCGGCCGCCGGCCGAGGCCGCGGACCTGGACGGGCTCCGCGGTCGGATCGCGGCCGCCGACGGCCGGACCGAGGACGCCCTGCGGCTGGCCGGGCGCGCGGTCGGGGCGGCCGCCGCGACCGACTCGCTGCTGGTCCAGGCCCAGGCCTCGTTGGACCGGGCCCACGTCCTGCTGCTGCTCGGGCGCACCGAGCAGGCTGCCGCCGCCGCCCGTGCGGCGGGCGCGAGCTTCGCCGCCAAGGGCCATCTGGCGGGCGTCGGCTGGGCCCGCGCGATCGTGCCCGGCGCGGCGGCTTGGCCGGCGGGCGGCGCAGCGCCCGGCGGAGAGCGCGGCGGCGAGCCCGATGGAGAGGAATCCCCGGCATGA
- a CDS encoding S8 family peptidase: MTSPATSTTTAPAPVPATARRAGLTWSLRGRGPDDIPVATDTGLAPRGTAGAGTGRGVRVCVVDSGVERDHPLVGPLSGSWVVVKDEGGAIEVRETDTGDTCGHGTACAGIIRRTAPECELYSVRVLGERFSGTGDVLLAGLRWAVEQRFDVINLSLSTTRVRFAEELHALADHAYFNRSVIVASAHNTPVESYPWRFASVISVGSHQEDDLDLHLYNPDPPVEFFAPGQNVEVAWLGGGAIRTTGNSFATPYVAGLCARLLSTHPRMTSFQLKSALYLSAANVQIRPTGSEGAR; the protein is encoded by the coding sequence ATGACATCCCCAGCGACATCCACCACCACCGCCCCCGCGCCGGTCCCGGCGACCGCCCGCAGGGCCGGGCTCACCTGGAGCCTGCGCGGCCGGGGCCCCGACGACATCCCGGTGGCGACCGACACGGGACTCGCCCCGCGCGGGACGGCGGGTGCGGGCACCGGGCGCGGGGTGCGGGTCTGCGTGGTGGACTCGGGGGTGGAACGCGACCACCCCCTGGTCGGCCCGCTCTCCGGCTCCTGGGTGGTGGTCAAGGACGAGGGCGGCGCCATCGAGGTCCGGGAGACCGACACCGGCGACACCTGCGGCCACGGCACCGCCTGCGCCGGGATCATCCGGCGGACCGCCCCCGAGTGCGAGCTGTACAGCGTCCGGGTCCTCGGCGAGCGCTTCTCCGGTACCGGGGACGTGCTGCTCGCAGGGCTGCGGTGGGCCGTCGAGCAGCGGTTCGACGTGATCAACCTCAGCCTGTCGACCACCCGGGTGCGCTTCGCCGAGGAGCTGCACGCGCTGGCCGACCACGCGTACTTCAACCGCTCGGTCATCGTCGCCTCGGCGCACAACACCCCGGTCGAGAGCTACCCCTGGCGGTTCGCCTCGGTCATCTCGGTCGGCAGCCACCAGGAGGACGACCTCGACCTCCACCTCTACAACCCCGATCCTCCGGTCGAGTTCTTCGCACCGGGCCAGAACGTGGAGGTGGCCTGGCTCGGCGGCGGCGCCATCCGCACCACCGGCAACAGCTTCGCGACACCGTACGTCGCGGGCCTGTGCGCCCGGCTGCTCTCCACCCATCCGCGGATGACGAGCTTCCAGCTGAAGAGCGCGCTCTACCTCTCCGCGGCCAATGTCCAGATCCGTCCCACCGGCAGCGAAGGTGCCCGATGA
- a CDS encoding GAF domain-containing protein, translated as MTERTEHAAVAAPDPVGDDAARELLQSIVDVARAIFGAQAGSVFLLDEERDELVFQAVSGRGETFLVGRRFPADRGIAGWVATSGESMVVDDLRRNATFDRSLAESTEYVPDALMAVPLIHGDRVLGVLEVLDPAPQCRSSLSELDLLALFARQAAAALRIAIDRRTDRLAAEPSPADTRRAEAVRLVTELEHLLRETPDR; from the coding sequence ATGACCGAGCGAACCGAACACGCCGCAGTCGCGGCACCCGATCCGGTCGGCGACGACGCCGCCCGGGAACTCCTCCAGTCGATCGTCGACGTGGCCCGCGCGATCTTCGGCGCCCAGGCCGGCTCGGTGTTCCTGCTCGACGAGGAGCGGGACGAACTCGTCTTCCAGGCGGTCTCCGGCCGGGGCGAGACCTTCCTGGTCGGCCGACGCTTTCCGGCGGACCGGGGCATCGCGGGCTGGGTGGCCACCTCCGGCGAGTCCATGGTGGTGGACGACCTGCGCCGGAACGCCACCTTCGACCGGAGCCTGGCCGAGTCCACCGAGTACGTCCCGGACGCGCTGATGGCCGTGCCGCTCATCCACGGCGACCGGGTCCTCGGCGTCCTGGAGGTGCTCGACCCGGCTCCGCAGTGCCGTTCCAGCCTCAGCGAGCTGGACCTGCTCGCCCTCTTCGCCCGCCAGGCCGCGGCGGCCCTGCGGATCGCCATCGACCGCCGCACGGACCGGCTCGCGGCCGAGCCCTCGCCCGCCGACACCCGCCGGGCCGAGGCGGTCCGCCTGGTCACCGAACTGGAGCACCTGCTCCGCGAGACCCCCGACCGCTGA
- a CDS encoding diadenosine tetraphosphate hydrolase, producing MDHDWRTDRIGSALAGENPSVLRRLDAGFAVIGDTQFLPGYSVLLADDPGVGRLSELPRDRRRAFLADMDRLGEAVELACRRSDPAFRRVNLEILGNTDGFLHAHVWPRYEWEPAELVGLPVWLYSREHWSDPRHALGPAHDGLRAAIGEELDALARRDAPAAS from the coding sequence ATGGATCATGATTGGCGCACGGACAGGATCGGCAGTGCTCTGGCGGGGGAGAACCCCTCGGTGCTGCGGCGGCTCGACGCCGGCTTCGCGGTGATCGGCGACACCCAGTTCCTGCCGGGGTACTCGGTGCTGCTGGCGGACGATCCCGGCGTGGGTCGGCTGTCGGAGCTGCCGCGGGACAGGCGCAGGGCGTTCCTGGCGGACATGGACCGGCTGGGCGAGGCCGTCGAGTTGGCCTGCCGGCGGTCGGATCCGGCCTTCCGGCGGGTGAACCTGGAGATCCTGGGCAACACCGACGGCTTCCTGCACGCCCACGTGTGGCCGCGCTACGAGTGGGAGCCCGCCGAACTGGTCGGCCTCCCGGTGTGGCTGTACTCGCGGGAGCACTGGAGCGACCCCCGGCACGCCCTCGGGCCGGCCCACGACGGCCTGCGCGCGGCGATCGGCGAGGAGTTGGACGCGCTGGCCCGGCGCGACGCGCCGGCCGCGAGCTGA
- a CDS encoding potassium channel family protein codes for MTTTTPSIPHARNFVVIGDTHLARSVCASLGAEGHAVGHLFQPRDEELRAAVARQPNGLAVLLHDDVASLRYALAVAHLSPTVPLVVTIFDRTVADELRRLLPQCDVTSPADLVAPVLAGPCLDPSLLSLRQQGRGALAVRRQHGRLLLRPWTSVRPSGWAARAARFSSQLRPHDDGTRLLVFGMLAMAAVLLGDWSWMVAHGRPPTLALFEAARVLAGVGPATAAPGERGYQVAAAVAMLCTIAFSALFTAGVVERMLSPRLIGLVGRRTLPRSGHVIVVGMGQVGIRLCLELRRLGIPVVGVERDPNTATARLARSLGIPVMVGHGGDRSVLERLRLGRARALAAVGSDDLDNIAVAIAAHGVAPGTRVVIRAGEHEAIAETRSLLPMGAIRDVTQLAGVYVLARLRGQDVAAVAADDHELYVQSSAGDFGAATITDREQCRHLPAPASAPVPAQCGCACAAVAAEGSAA; via the coding sequence GTGACCACCACCACTCCGTCGATCCCGCATGCCCGCAACTTCGTCGTCATCGGCGACACCCACCTCGCCCGCAGCGTCTGCGCCTCCCTGGGCGCCGAAGGCCACGCGGTCGGCCACCTCTTCCAACCGCGTGACGAGGAGCTCCGCGCCGCCGTCGCCCGGCAGCCGAACGGCCTCGCGGTCCTCCTCCACGACGACGTCGCCTCCCTGCGCTACGCGCTGGCCGTCGCCCACCTGTCGCCCACCGTCCCGCTGGTGGTCACCATCTTCGACCGCACCGTGGCCGACGAGCTCCGGCGGCTGCTGCCGCAGTGCGACGTGACCTCGCCGGCCGACCTGGTCGCACCGGTCCTCGCCGGACCGTGCCTGGATCCCTCGCTGCTCTCGCTCCGGCAGCAGGGCCGGGGCGCCCTGGCGGTGCGCCGGCAGCACGGCCGGCTGCTGCTCCGGCCCTGGACGTCGGTCCGGCCGAGCGGATGGGCCGCGCGGGCCGCCCGGTTCTCCAGCCAGCTGCGCCCGCACGACGACGGCACCCGCCTGCTGGTCTTCGGGATGCTCGCCATGGCCGCGGTCCTGCTCGGCGACTGGAGCTGGATGGTCGCTCACGGGCGTCCGCCGACCCTGGCGCTGTTCGAGGCCGCCCGGGTGCTGGCCGGCGTCGGCCCGGCCACCGCCGCGCCGGGGGAGCGCGGGTACCAGGTGGCGGCTGCCGTCGCCATGCTCTGCACGATCGCGTTCAGCGCCCTGTTCACCGCCGGCGTGGTCGAGCGGATGCTGAGTCCGAGGCTGATCGGGCTGGTCGGACGGCGCACCCTGCCGAGGTCCGGACACGTCATCGTGGTCGGCATGGGGCAGGTCGGCATCCGGCTGTGCCTGGAGCTGCGCCGCCTCGGCATACCCGTGGTCGGCGTGGAGCGCGACCCGAACACGGCGACCGCCCGCCTGGCGCGCTCCCTGGGGATACCGGTGATGGTCGGCCACGGCGGGGACCGCTCGGTCCTGGAACGGCTGCGGCTGGGCCGGGCCCGGGCCCTGGCCGCGGTGGGCTCGGACGACCTGGACAACATCGCCGTGGCCATCGCCGCGCACGGCGTCGCACCTGGCACCCGGGTCGTGATCCGGGCGGGGGAGCACGAGGCCATCGCCGAGACCCGCTCGCTGCTCCCGATGGGCGCGATCCGCGACGTCACCCAGTTGGCCGGGGTCTACGTCCTGGCCCGGCTGCGCGGCCAGGACGTGGCCGCTGTCGCCGCCGACGACCACGAGCTCTACGTCCAGAGCTCGGCCGGGGACTTCGGCGCCGCGACGATCACCGACCGCGAGCAGTGCCGCCACCTGCCCGCGCCCGCCTCCGCGCCGGTTCCCGCGCAGTGCGGCTGCGCCTGCGCGGCCGTGGCAGCGGAAGGCAGCGCCGCCTGA